Part of the Natronobacterium gregoryi SP2 genome, GCTGACGAGGTCGCCTTTCTGGTGGCCTTTCAGGTCCGAGAGGTCGTCTTTCGCCCAGTCCGGGAGCGGAAAAAGTCCCGGCGTGGTCGAAACGTACTCAGTCATCGTACGGCGGAGTAGGCTATACCGATGCTTAATATTTACCATCCATATTAATGCTTTATAGTAATCTCCTGGTCCGGGCTGCTCGAGACCGGCCGATCGCTCGAGCACACACCACCGAGGAATGTTTTTCTGCCGACCCGACAAACGACTGTGTATGTTCGACCGTCCCCTCTGGTCGCTTCGACTCCGGCTCGCCGGGACGCTCATGGTGCTCCTTCTCGTCGCGACGGGCGTACTCGCGGCCGTCGGCTGGGCGATCTTTGTCGTCACGAGCGCCGTCAGCGCGTCCGGCTCGCCACTCGAGGTGGCCACGTCCCGCTCCCTGGCCGGTGGCACGGTCGTACTGGCGGCGGGACTGTCGTTGCTCGCACACGGCCGGTACGGCTACCGGCAGACACTCGAGTCGGTCGACGCCAATCCCGTCGAAGACGGCGACCCCCACGGCCTGCGCGAACGCGTCCGTCGGTTCGCGCTCGCCGCCGGGGTCGAAGAACCGGCAGTCGCGGTCGCCGACACCGACGAGCCGACCAGCTTCACCGTCAGCAACGGCACCGACGCGACGGTCGTCGTGACGACCGGCGCACTCGAGGCCCTCTCGGACGCCGAACTCGAGGCCGTCCTCGCCCACGAGGTCGCTCACCTCGCGAACCGAGACGCCACCGTCGCGACCGTCGCCGCGACGATCGGGTCGATCTCGGACGGGCTGTTCGCCCGCGAGCGTCGACTCGGCGAGTGGATTCGATTCCTCCTCACGATCGGTTCGGTGACGATCGTGCTGGCGCTCGTTGCGATTCCGATCGTCGTCCTCTCGGCACTCTACCTGGTCGTCAGCGTCCTCGCCCGAACCGTCCTCGCGATCAACGCTATCTCCGTCGGCGTTCACGCCCGCGCTCGAGAGTACGCCGCTGACAGGGCCGGCGCGGAACTGGTCGGCGATCCCGCCGCACTCGCCGCTGCCCTCGAGACGCTCGACGATGTCGGGCCACCCGACGAAGACGCTCGCCGGCGATCCCACGCGAGCGCGACGCTCGGGATCGTCCCCTACGCGCTGGGGGAGCCGACTGATTCCGACCCCCTTGAGGGGTCGTCGCTCTCCCGGTGGATTCCCGACGCGGACAGTGAACTCGACCGCGCCGAGTTCGTGGCACTGCTCTCGAGGGTCTTCGGACGTCTCGGCCGGGCGCTCGAGTGGCGGCCCGCGACGCATCCGCCGGTCGAGAAACGGATCGAGCGGCTGCGCGAGTACGCCGACGAAATCGACGGCAAATAGCAGTGCTCCGACCTACTCGAGTGCGAGCAACGCGTACGCCTCCTCGTCGACTTCGGCGACGACGTAGAGTACGCCGTCGTCGAGCACCGGCCCGGGACCGACGCGACCAGCGAACTCGCGTCGGAACCGGACTGCAGGACCGTCCGTGAGAACGCCGGTCGCCGTCGGATCGAGTGCGTACAGGGCGTCGCCACCGACGAAGACGGTCTCGCGGCTATACGCTGGCGCGGTGTGTTGCCAGTCGCCGACGTCGTGACTCCAGTAGCGGGTCCCATCGTCGGTCCCGAGCGCGTGGAGCGTCCCGGCACCCCGGAGAAAAACCCGACCGTCCGCGACGCAGATACCGCGTTCCGTCCAGCCGGTGTCGGCCGACCAGTACACCTCGTCCGCGTAGCCGCCCTCGTCGGTCAGCGCGTACGTCGTCCCGTCCCGACAGCTGACGTAGATCGAGTTCGTGTCCACGCTCGGCGGAGCCATCGGCACGGCCGGGAGTCGCCATCGCCGTCCTCCCATCCCGCCGTCGCTGAGCAAGTAGACCATCCCCGCTTCGGTGGCAACGACGACCCAGTACCCCAGGAAGAACGCGGCGTGGTCGAGCACCTGTCCGTAGACGTCGCGTCGCCACGCCTCCTCGCCGGTCTCGGCCTCGAGTGCGACGACCGTCTCGCCCGCGCCACAGATCAGTCGATCCCCGGCGTAGGTGGCCGGCCCGGTCACTCGCCCCGGCACCTCGAACTCTCGTTCCCACAGTGAATCGCCGGTGTCTGCCTCGAGTGCACGGACGGTATCGGCCGACGAGATGTAGACGACGTCGCCCCGGACCAGCGGCACCGCTCTCGCGTCCTCGAGCGTCCACAGCTCGTCGCCGCTGTCGGCATCCAGAGCACGGAGTCGCTGCTGAGCCTCGAGCAGGTAGACGGTCCCGTCGGCGACGACTGGTTCGTGGTAGGTCGTCTGTGCGGTCTCGACCCGCCAGCGTTCGGACACGCCCTCGACTGGTGTCTTGCCGTCGGCGACTTCGCGAGTGTTGCCGGCATTACACCCGAAACTGGACCACGAACCGTTCGCTCCGAGGATGTGGCGGTCGGGGTCTGGCAGTGCGTCGACGCCCGCTGGCGGCGGCTCGTCCGGTGTCGGCGAGCGTGCGACGGTCGAACAGCCAGCGAGGGCAGCGCTTCCGGCGACGATGCTCGTCAGAAAGGATCGTCTGGTGGAGGGCATCTCCTCAGCTGTTCTAGACGGTTCGAAATGTATCTTCCGCTCACCGGAGCAACTCGAGCACCGTCAGCGTCTCGAAGGGAAACGACTCGTCGGCGAGGGCAACCGCGCTGAACCCCGCTTTTCCCGCTTGCTCGACGACCTCGTCGACCCCCGTCAGGCTGCTGACCAGCAGGTAGACGACGCCGCCGGGGGCGAGCACGCGACCGACGGCCTCGAGGAACGGATCGATCACCGCGCGGCCGTCTTCGCCGCCCGACAGCGCCGCCTCCATCCAGTCGTCCCACTCGTTGTCTGGATCGGTCGGCAGGTACGGCGGATTGAAGAGGACGGCGTCGAACGCCCCGTCGGCAAAGGGGGAGACGAGGTCTGCACGGACTGTCTCGAGGCCCTCCTCGCGGGCCTGGCGGACGGCGTGGGGGTTCAGGTCCGCGGCGATCACCCGAGCGTCGGTCTCCTCGGCGACCGTGCGGGCGACGTAGCCCGACCCAGTGCCGACCTCGAGGACGAGTTCGTCGCCCGCAATTCGCTCGCAGGCTGTACTGGCCAGCAACTGCGAGTCCTCTGCCGGCTGGTAGACGTCCGTTTCCACGTCGCGTTGCTCTCGAAGTTCCACGTTAGTTGTCCTCCGGATGGCTCATGCGGTACTCGCGGCCGCCACGATTTCCGTCTTCGGGTTCCGGATCGCCGTCCGCGGCCGAACTCGCGTCCGTCTCCTCGTCGACGCTCTCGGTTCTCCCGTCGATCCGCACGTCAGTCTCACCGCGACTCGAGAGCGCTCGCTGCGGGTACGGGATGTCGACTCCTTCCGAATCGAACTCGCGTTTGATCGCGTTGATCGCTGCCGTCCGTGCCTGCCAGCGCCACTGGGAGCGCGGTTTGTCGATCCAGAACCGTGCGCCGAGGACGACCGCCGAATCGCCGAACTCCTTCGAAACGACGTCCGGAGCGGGCGTATCGAGGGCGTACTCGAGCTCCGCGAGGACATCCTCGAGGAGTGTGGTGGCTCGGTCGATGTCGGCGTCGTAGTCGACCCCGACGTCGATCTCGACCCGGAGTCGTCCTCGCTTCGATCGGTTCGTGATCGTACTCGAGGAGATAACGTCGTTGGGAATCATGACGTACTCGCCGTCGAACGACTGGATTCGCGTGTTCACGATCGAGATGTCGGTGACGATTCCCTCCTCGTCTTCGACGGCGACCCAGTCGCCGATCTCGAACGGGCGGGAGAACATCAACACGAAGCCCGAAAGCACCGTTCCGAGCGTCTGTCTGGCGGCCATACCGACGACGATCCCCAAGAAGCCGGCACCCACGAGCAGTCCACTCAGGTCGTCGATCCAGACCCCGAGGACCACTACGATCGCCACCGACCAGATGACTACCTGTGCGATACGGTGGGTGATCTCGCGCTGATGGGCCGTGACCGCCGACGCTGAACCGAGGAGTTCGTCGATAAGTCGCCTGACGAATCGCGTCACGATCGACGTGCCAATCACGAGAACGAACGAAGCGATCGCGTTTGGCAGGAGGTCCTCGTTGAGATCGTGCTCCGTGAAGACGCTCCAGACGGTCCCGGTGAGTTCCCATACACCGAGGACGACCGCAAGAGCGATCGCATACGTCCCAACGAGCAATGTCGCCGAAGCTAGATCGCCGTATAGCGGCCGACTCCGGGCGCTAATCTGTGTTTGCAGTCGCCGGTAGGAGAGCGAAACGAACAACAGGAGACCGACCGCCACGACGGAGATCGCAATCCGCAATTGTCGTGACTCGATCTCGGTTGCAAGGAAGTCGAGCCCCACTGCTTCTGACATGAATCGTGGTCTCTCGACCGCTGTCGTTCCCAGAGGTTTGAGTATTCGTTGGTTGCCAGCCAGGGAACGCTGCCACGGACACGCACAGAAAGACAGTCCCGGGTAGCAGTCCGTCTCACTCGAGGCCGCTCTCTACGAGCGCCAGTTCGGCCAGCGCGGCGAACTCCGCAGGTGCCATCGCGTCCGCTCGTTTGCGAAGAGTCTCGTCGTCGGCGGCGTCGACGACTGCCTCGGGTTCCTCGAGGCCGGAGATGTGGGCCGTGTTCCGGATGGCGTTCCGGATCGTTTTCCGCCGCTGCGTGAACAACGCCTTCACGAATCGCAGGAAAAAGTCCTCGTTTTCGACCTCGTATTCGGGCTCGCGGGGTCGCAGTCGGACGACCGCGCTCTCGACCGCCGGCGGCGGCGAAAACGCCTCCTTCGGGATCGTCTCGACGAGTTCCGCGTCGGCGTAGTGCTGGGTCGAGACCGACAGCCGCCCGTACTCCGACGTGCCGGGTTCGGCGACCATCCGCTCGGCGAACTCCTGTTGGAACATCAACACGAGCGGCTTCCCTTCGGGGAGCAACCGGAAGCTAATCTCGCTCGAGACGCCGTAGGGAAGGTTCGAGATCGAGGCCGTGAAGTCGGGTAGGTCGACCTCGAGGGCGTCGCCCTCGATCACGGTCAACCGGCCGGCGTCGATCGCGTCCGCGAACTCCTCGCGGAGGAAGGCCGCGAGATCGCGGTCGCGTTCGACGACCGTCACCGCGCCGTCCTCGCCCGCGAGCGCGAGCAGTCGGTCCGTCAGCGCGCCAGTGCCGCCGCCGATCTCGAGCAGGTGGCTGGCATCGGGATCTATCTCTTCAAGATACGTGGGTAGTCGATCGAGCACGCGGTCGTCGACGAGGAAGTGCTGGTCGTGGTCCGGATCGCCGCGGACGCCGGCCCGGGCGATCAACGCGTCGGGATCTCTCATTGCCGGCGGTTGGGGGTCGGCGGGTGTAAACGCACCGTCTCGCAGGTGGTGACTGTTACTGCCTGCGCGCGAAGACGATCGAGTAGAGGACGAACAGCAGGCCGACGAACTCCGTCACTTGCCCGACGAGCGGCGTCATGGCGACCGACCCCGTCTGGGCGACCGTGATCGTGAACACTTCCGAGACGAACGTGAGAAGCGCGATGCCGACTGCGAGAAGCAACATCGGCTGGCTCCGGTTTCGCCGGTAGCCGAGCGCCGCAAGCACGGTGTTGGCCCCCTCCTGCGCCTGAAGACGCGGGAATCCCGCCCAGAAGAGTGAGACGCGTCACTGATCGGCCACTGATGTCTTTCGAGAAGCAGACCGCCGGCCGGCGTTACTGACCCTGTTCGCGACCGACAAACGTCTGATACTTCAGGTCGTCTTCCTGGAGTTCCTCGAGAATGCGCTCGACGAGGATTTCGTCGGGATCGTGGAGCCCGGAGACGCGGTCTTCGAGGTCGTCGAAGCTCTCGAACGGTTTGCGCTTGCGCTCGTCGAGGAGGCTGTTACGGAGTTTCTTCCCGATTCCTGGGAGCAGATTCAACTGGTGGAGTCGCAGCGTGATCGGCTGGGCCTCGTTGTAGAAGTCCACGAACCGCTGTTCGTTCTCCTCGACTAGATCCTGGACGACGTACTCGAGTTCGGATCTGGCTCCCGAGGAGAGGTCCCCGTACTCGACGGCGTTGCACTCGGTGACGATGTCGCGTTCGTCTCGCGGGTCGACGGCGACCTCGGTCCCGATCGTGATCCGTTCGTCCTCGTCGAACGCGATCTGGTACAGCGTGAAGTCCTCGACGCCGAGGGCGTATCCTGCCGGGGACTTCTCGTACTGTGGCCGCCCGTCGTCCGACAGGCCGTGGGCGAGATAGTCCAGTACCACCGCGCGTCGAGCGTCGTCGTCCGTCCCATCGCTGTCGGCTTCGCTCATTGCTTGTAGGTATGGGAACGGCACACTTAAAGAATCGGCCCGCTTTCGGGCGCTGGGTCGTGGCCAGTGACGAAGGTTAGGCGTACTTTGCGACGACGTCGAGAATCTCGTCGAGTTCGTCCCCCGACAGCGAGTACCGTTGCTGTGCGTACACCGATCGAAGCTCGTCCCGGTTGCGCGGGAGGAGGTTGGTGATCTTGTATGCCGTTGCCTCGTCGACTTTCTCCAGTTCCTGGAGGTCGTCGGCGAGCTGTTGGGCCTCCGCTGGCTCGAGGACGGTGAATCGGTTGACGTGTTCGATCGCTCGCGCGAGTTCGTAGGGGAGTTCGCGGTCCTCGTCTAGTGCGCGTTCGGCCTCGATGTCGGCGAGCAGTTCCTTCGTTTCCGAGACCGTGAGGAACTCCTCGTCGACGATCTCTTTGAAGATCGTCATGTGGAAGCGGGTTCAGACGCGGTCTGCGGCGCGGTCCTGGGCGCGCATGTGGGCCGCGGTCACGATCAGCGTCTTGTCTTTACCGCCGTCGTTGACCTGTACTTTGAACGCGTTCCCCTGCTTGCCGACGACCTCACCGGTGAGGCCATCGAAGCGTGGGTGGAAGCGACCTTTGTGGATGCTTGGGTCGATCTTGAGGTGGACTTTCTCGCCCTCCTCGTACTCCTGAATCGCACGCTGTGGCGGCGACGCCCCGCGTTCTCGGGGATCGTTCGAGAGTTTGTTCCGGGTTCCCTGACGAGGGCCATTAGAGTTCGGCATAGTCGTACGACCCTCTTACTTGGTGACGGTTATAAAACGCACGTTCCACGACGGGGCGGCCGTGCCAAGCGAGCACGACTGCCGGAACAGAAGACAAACGTAACCTACCTCCGCCCCGTCGACCCACGCATGGACGACGACCAGTTCCGGATCGAAACCCGCTCGATTCACGCCGGACAGGAACCCGACGAAGAGACGGGCGCGCTGATGACGCCCATTCACGCCAACTCGACGTTCGAGCAAGATGCCCCCGGCGACCACCGCGGCTACGAGTACTCCCGGACCGGAAATCCGACACGGACCGACCTCGAGGAGAACCTCGCGAGCCTCGAAGGAGCCGAGTACGGCCGCTGTTTCGCGTCGGGCATGGCCTCGATCAACACCGTGCTCAACCTGCTCGAGGCGGGCGACCACGTCGTCACCGGCAACGACGTCTACGGCGGCACCCACCGTATCTTCACGCAGGTCTACGAGGACTACGACCTCGAGTTTAGCTTCGTCGATATGACCGACCTCGAGGCGATCGAGGAGGCGTTCCGTCCGGAGACGGAACTGCTGTGGCTCGAGACGCCGACCAATCCGCTCATGTCGATCGTCGACATCGAGGGGGCAGCCACAATCGCCCACGACCACGACGCCCTGTGTGCGATCGACAACACGTTCGCGACACCGTACCTCCAGAACCCGCTCGAATTGGGTGCCGACATCGTCTCCCACTCGCTGACGAAGTATCTCGGCGGTCACTCGGACGTGGTCGGTGGCGCCTTGCTGACCAACGACGAGGACCTCGACGAGGAGTTTGGCTTCTACCAGAACTCCGTGGGCGCGACGCCCGGTCCCTTCGAGAGTTTCCTCGTGCTTCGGGGGACCAAGACCCTCCCCGTCCGGATGGATCGTCACTGCAAGAACGCCAGCGCGATCGCGTCGTGGCTCGAGGACCACCCCGACGTCGACCGAGTCTACTACCCCGGTCTCGAGTCCCATCCCGGCCACGAGATCGCCCGCAAGCAGATGAACGACTTCGGCGGCATGCTGAGTTTCGAACTCGACGCAAGTCTGGAGGAGGCAAGCGAGGTCGTCTCCGCGACCGAGGTCTTCACCCTCGCCGAGAGTCTCGGCGGCGTCGAGAGCCTGATCGAACAGCCCGCGCCGATGACCCACGCCGCGATTCCGCGGGAAGAACGACTCGAGGCCGGCCTGACCGACAGCCTGATCCGGGTTTCGGTGGGGATCGAACACGTCGACGACCTGATCGGAGATCTCGAGCAGGCGTTCGAGGCGGCGCTGAACTGACCGAACATCGCGGGCTCGAGGTAGCGACGCCGGTCCGAGACGGAGTGAGCGCCGACGACACCAACGGAGTAGATTTATTTTCTCCGACTGTCAGTGTCCGGACGATGTACGATACGATCGTCGTCCCTGTCGACGGCAGTCCCGAGGCCAGAACTGCCGCCGAACAGGCACGGGACCTCGCTGCCGATCTCGGCTCGAGCGTCCATCTCTTCTACGTCATTCCCGCGACTGGCTACCTGTTCGGCGTCGATGCGGTCGTCGACGTCGACAAAGCCAGCAGTCGCGTTGCAGAGCTCGCTACCGACGTCTTCGGTGACTCGAGTGTCGACGTCCAGACCACGGTCAGACGTGGCGACCAGGAGACGCTGACTCTCGCCTTTCTCGAGGAGGTCGACGCCGATCTCGTCGTCCTGGGTCGCAAAGAGACACCGGAGGTACGGGACTACCTCTTCTGGAGCACTCCCGCACAGATCGTCCGCGAGTCCGAGATTTCGGTGCTGCTCGCTCACCCCGATACCGACGGCGGTGATCGATGATGGAAAACGTCGACAGGCTCGCGGCGATGTTCCCTAGTTCGTCACGGAACGCCGTTCTCTCGTGGCTTCTCGTGGGTGTCCTCGCCCTGATAGCGATCGGCGGTGGCTGGCTCGAAGCGTACGCGTCGGTGCTGTTCGCCGTCGTCGCGATCGTGATTGCCACTGCGCCGGCGGTCACGTTCCGCGACCTGACGGTCATGCCGCCGTGGTACTTCCTGTTCCTGATCGCACTCCCCGTCCTCTGGGAAGCGTTCGGGCCCCAGCCACTCGTCACTGGCATCGTGCCGGCACTCGCAATGGGGACCCTCGGACTCCTCGCCGTCGTCGAACTCCACCGGTTCACGTCGCTTCGGCTCGTTCCGTGGTTCAGCGTCGTTCTCACCGTCGTCCTCACGCTCGCAATGATCGGCCTGTTGAACGTCCTCTGGTGGTCGTCGGACACGCTGTTCGGAACGACGTTTTTGCTCGACGGGCGTAGTCAGGACGCGATCAATGCGGCCGTGATGATCGAGTTCAGCTACGCCGTCGTTGCTGGCCTTCTCGCCGGGCTGGTCGTCTACGCACACTTCCGTTTCTCCGACGAAACCGTCGGCTCACGGACTGGCACGGCACCGTCGCCCGAGCCTGACGCGGAGGCGGCCCGGTCGGTCGATCCAGTCGTCTTGAGCGACCGACTCGGCATTCCGACCGACCGACAGCACGCGCTCGTTCGGGCGATGCAACTCGTTTTAGTCGGTATTCTCTTCTACGGATTGCTCGTCCGTGATCTGCCGGTAATAACGAACGCGGCGCTCGCTCTCGTCATCACGTTTGTGCCCGCGATGTTACGACAGAACTACGCGTTGCCGATCGAGCCCGGACTCGCGCTCTGGGTCGCAAGCGCGGTGTTCCTGCATACGCTCGGGACGGTGGCACTGTACGATGCCATCGCTCCGTACGACCACCTCACGCATACGCTCTCCGCGTCGGTGGTCGCAGCCGGCGGCTACGCCGTGTTACGCGCGATCCAACTCCACGAGCGGTCGATCCACTTCCCTCCCTGGGCCATGTTTTCGTTCCTGCTCGTGTTCATCCTTGCGATCGGTGTGATCTGGGAAATCCTCGAGTTCGTCGCCGACCAGAGCGCGCTCGCGCTCGGCCTGGACCCGGTGCTCGCTCAGCACGGCATCGACGATACGATCGTCGACATGATCTTCAACGTCTTCGGAGCGATACTGGTCGCGGCATGGGGAACACTATACCTCGTCGAACTCTCGGAGGGACTCGCGGACCTGCTCGAGGAGCGACTCGAGACCTGATACGGAGTGTTGGTACTATCTTCTTCGCTCTTCTGTAGGAGATTGTTGATACTGCTCAGCTGTCGCTGTAGAATCGAAGAGAGCAAGGACACCGCGTCAGCGGTGTCCGTTAGGCATGATCCCGCTAGATGTGTTTGGGTCGGAATCGGTCGCAGCGGACCTGTTAGAGCAGGTTCGCTGGCGTAACGGTGTTACTTGCCCTCGCTGCCGTTCTGACCTGACGGTCAAGAACGGCAGCTATGGGCACTTTCAGCGCTATCTCTGTAAGAATTGCGACCGCACGTTCAACGACAAGACCGGCACAATCTTCGCCCATTCGAAAGTCGCACTCAGAAAGTGGCTGTTCTCGATTTACGCGTTTCTCCGGTTTAACACGAGTCTTCGTCAACTTCAGATAGAGATCGACGTCCAGTACAAAACGATATATCAGCGCGTCGAGCGCTTCACGAAGGCGCTTGATGCACCTTCGCTTGACCTTGTCGGACCGGTCGAAATCGATGAAGTCTACGTTTCTGCAGGGCTGAAAGGCCGCGAGCGCGACCAAGAGTCGCGCTCGCGTGGCCTGTCCACGCGTGGGCGAGGAACGTACGAGAAGGACAAACCGCCGGTGTTCACGATCGTCGATCGTGGCACCGGCGACCGATACGTGATCCCAGCGAAATCAGCCGACGAATCGACGATTCGGCTCCTTCTCGAAAACCGTCAGAAGGAGCCACTGACCGTCTACACTGACGGATTTCGTGCCTACGATCCACTGGCCGAGGACGACGCATTCGACCGCGAATACGTCGTCCACGGCGACGGCGAATACGCCAACGAAAACGTACACGTCAACACCTGCGAGAGCCACGGATCGCTGCTGCGACCGTGGCTCTCGCCTCATCGAGGCATCTCAAAAGACAAGCTCACACAGTATCTCCGAGCGTTCCAACTTCGACGAAAGCTACTGTGGAAACCAGGGAGAGAAGCGCTCAAACACGCTATCAAAGCGACGCTATGAGATCAACAAAGTGCTACCCAAGAGCGATCTTCTTACAGCGAGAGAATCCCGCCGTTCACGGCGTTCGCAAGACCATAATGAGTGACAGAAGTTTTGGGCGTGGGCTAAGACGAACGGGGTAATGGGAGGAGACCGGCGGGGCGAGCTCGTTCGTCATCTGAGCGAGGAGGAGTTGGATCGTCTGCTGGACGAAGCAGACGATCCAAAGGTCGTCAAGCGGCTCACCTTTGTCAAACGTCTCTACAAGGGTGCAACGTACGAAGAAGCAGCCGACGACGTTGGGAAATCTGCGTCGACTGGAAGTCGCTGGGCACGTCGATGGAACGATGGCGGGCTGGGTCAGTTGACACCGAACTTCGGGGGCGGAAGGCCCCCGAAGCTCGGTGACGAGGAACAAGAGTGTCTTCTAGAACTTCTCCGGGAGGGACAGCCCTGGAAAGCACAGGAAGTTCACCAGCTCTTGGACGAAGAGTTCGATGTTGAGTACCATCCGGATTATCTCGGTCGAGTCCTCCGGAATCTCGGACTGTCTTACGCTAAACCACGTCCAAAACGTCCCTCACGGCCAGAAAATGCAGATGAAATCCTCGAAGAACGCGTCGCAGACGCGTTCGACGAGGAAACAGAGACAGCACATAACAACCGTCCCGAGGATGAGGACGAAGGCTGGGTTCTCGACGACAATATCTGTACAGATGGAGGAACTGTCGTCGGTTTTTGTGACGCTTCTCATCCGCAACCATACGACAATTCGCATCGACTGTGGTACGTCGATGATCCGACACTCGAACGACCGCTGGTGAAGCTTGACGAACCAGCGGTCGGGTGCTATACGCTCAACGGCGAAAGTGTCCTGACCTTTCCTGAAGATCAATCGAAAGAGAACATCTGTGCCCTATTGGAGGAGGTCCGCGAGCAGAATCCGGGAACGCGGATTCTGCTCGTCTTGGACAACTTCTCGTCTCACATCTGTGAGCACACGCGCAAGCGCGCACATCAACTCGGTATCGATCTCGTCTTTCTTCCGGTCGGTTCACCGCATCTCAATCCAATCGAGCAGGTCTGGAAAGTGCTCAAACGGAATGCTTCACCAATCGTCGTGGCGAGCGAGAGCGCGTTCCGCACTCTCGCTCGCCGCCTCTTCAACACCCTCACCGATCGACTTGGATTCGCCAAGTCTTGGATCGACCAGTTCCTCAGTCCATATTTGCAAAAGTTATCTTGATCATTAAGGACGGCCTGCAGCGACTGGCCTTCTAGCGGAATGCTGTTGCCGCGCCACGTACGGAGTTCCTCGACAATCTCGAAGTCTGCATTTTCCTTGACGCGAGAGACGAACCAGCCGCCATTGGCGTCAATGCGGTCGAACAGCCAGAAATCGTAGTAGCCGAGATCGAACAGGATGAGGGCGCCAGCTACCCACTCGCCGGTGGGTAGCTGGCTCCGTTCGTGAGTGCTCGCGTCGGTTGTTTGGAATCGCGTCGGAAGCCCCGTCGAGAGCGATTCGGTGAGATGGAGTTTCGCCCCGGCTCGGTCGTCATCGAGTGCGTAGACATCTTTGGCGTCTTGATAAAGCGAGATGATCGTCGCATCAACGATGAGGACGTCTCGAAATCGTTCGAGACGTCCGGTCAGCTCGGTTTGGCCCGTGTCGAGATTCTCGATGGCGTCATCGAGAATCTCTCGAAGGAGTGCAACGAATCCCGGTTTGAACCAGCCGTGAAACGTTGCATACGAGAGTTCGTCACAGTCAGCCATCTCGACGTAGCGTTCGAGAAACGCCTGAATGGATCGATCAGATCCGGCAGCGAAGCCGAGGGAAAGCGTGTAAAATAGGGCGACGACGTCGAGTTTCCGCTCTCGCTGGATGAGATTCGTTGCGCGAGCACGCTCGCGCAACTCATCGGATGGAAACGCTCTTTGAATCCGGTTCACAACTACTGAGTCCGGTGGGTTGTACACACTCCCCACCGGATTCTCACATTCCTAGTTACTGACGATTCTAGCTTGCGGTCTCTGGATACCGTGATCTGCTAAACTAGAACGGATGCCTGGGAACCCAACAAACGTGGCCTACCACCAGTCTCGCAGCCGTCCGTCGAAGCCGCTGCCATCGTAATTCGAGCCGGCCGATACCTGAGTGCGGAAGCGAACCGAAACACATGCCGAATGCGTCGACGGACGCACGTACACGCATTCACTACGGGTCGAGTACGCCGCGACCGCACGACCACAGCGGTAGCCGTCGAAACCGACCGCGGACCCGTTCTCGTCGACATCGGCCCAGTTGGCAGCGTCGGTGCGCTCGAGGTGCATCTCGAGGCCCCCAGCTCCGACCTCGAGGACGTCTGGCTGGTCGTGGTGACTCACAACGACGGCGACCCCGCGGGTGGCCTCGCGGAGTTGCTCGAGCACACCGACGCGGTCGTCGCGGCCCACCGCGAGGAAGCGCCGTACGTC contains:
- a CDS encoding M48 family metallopeptidase, with translation MFDRPLWSLRLRLAGTLMVLLLVATGVLAAVGWAIFVVTSAVSASGSPLEVATSRSLAGGTVVLAAGLSLLAHGRYGYRQTLESVDANPVEDGDPHGLRERVRRFALAAGVEEPAVAVADTDEPTSFTVSNGTDATVVVTTGALEALSDAELEAVLAHEVAHLANRDATVATVAATIGSISDGLFARERRLGEWIRFLLTIGSVTIVLALVAIPIVVLSALYLVVSVLARTVLAINAISVGVHARAREYAADRAGAELVGDPAALAAALETLDDVGPPDEDARRRSHASATLGIVPYALGEPTDSDPLEGSSLSRWIPDADSELDRAEFVALLSRVFGRLGRALEWRPATHPPVEKRIERLREYADEIDGK
- a CDS encoding outer membrane protein assembly factor BamB family protein, with translation MPSTRRSFLTSIVAGSAALAGCSTVARSPTPDEPPPAGVDALPDPDRHILGANGSWSSFGCNAGNTREVADGKTPVEGVSERWRVETAQTTYHEPVVADGTVYLLEAQQRLRALDADSGDELWTLEDARAVPLVRGDVVYISSADTVRALEADTGDSLWEREFEVPGRVTGPATYAGDRLICGAGETVVALEAETGEEAWRRDVYGQVLDHAAFFLGYWVVVATEAGMVYLLSDGGMGGRRWRLPAVPMAPPSVDTNSIYVSCRDGTTYALTDEGGYADEVYWSADTGWTERGICVADGRVFLRGAGTLHALGTDDGTRYWSHDVGDWQHTAPAYSRETVFVGGDALYALDPTATGVLTDGPAVRFRREFAGRVGPGPVLDDGVLYVVAEVDEEAYALLALE
- a CDS encoding HemK2/MTQ2 family protein methyltransferase translates to MELREQRDVETDVYQPAEDSQLLASTACERIAGDELVLEVGTGSGYVARTVAEETDARVIAADLNPHAVRQAREEGLETVRADLVSPFADGAFDAVLFNPPYLPTDPDNEWDDWMEAALSGGEDGRAVIDPFLEAVGRVLAPGGVVYLLVSSLTGVDEVVEQAGKAGFSAVALADESFPFETLTVLELLR
- a CDS encoding mechanosensitive ion channel family protein is translated as MSEAVGLDFLATEIESRQLRIAISVVAVGLLLFVSLSYRRLQTQISARSRPLYGDLASATLLVGTYAIALAVVLGVWELTGTVWSVFTEHDLNEDLLPNAIASFVLVIGTSIVTRFVRRLIDELLGSASAVTAHQREITHRIAQVVIWSVAIVVVLGVWIDDLSGLLVGAGFLGIVVGMAARQTLGTVLSGFVLMFSRPFEIGDWVAVEDEEGIVTDISIVNTRIQSFDGEYVMIPNDVISSSTITNRSKRGRLRVEIDVGVDYDADIDRATTLLEDVLAELEYALDTPAPDVVSKEFGDSAVVLGARFWIDKPRSQWRWQARTAAINAIKREFDSEGVDIPYPQRALSSRGETDVRIDGRTESVDEETDASSAADGDPEPEDGNRGGREYRMSHPEDN
- a CDS encoding 16S ribosomal RNA methyltransferase A, which produces MRDPDALIARAGVRGDPDHDQHFLVDDRVLDRLPTYLEEIDPDASHLLEIGGGTGALTDRLLALAGEDGAVTVVERDRDLAAFLREEFADAIDAGRLTVIEGDALEVDLPDFTASISNLPYGVSSEISFRLLPEGKPLVLMFQQEFAERMVAEPGTSEYGRLSVSTQHYADAELVETIPKEAFSPPPAVESAVVRLRPREPEYEVENEDFFLRFVKALFTQRRKTIRNAIRNTAHISGLEEPEAVVDAADDETLRKRADAMAPAEFAALAELALVESGLE
- a CDS encoding DUF7521 family protein, translating into MLAALGYRRNRSQPMLLLAVGIALLTFVSEVFTITVAQTGSVAMTPLVGQVTEFVGLLFVLYSIVFARRQ
- a CDS encoding DUF655 domain-containing protein, translated to MSEADSDGTDDDARRAVVLDYLAHGLSDDGRPQYEKSPAGYALGVEDFTLYQIAFDEDERITIGTEVAVDPRDERDIVTECNAVEYGDLSSGARSELEYVVQDLVEENEQRFVDFYNEAQPITLRLHQLNLLPGIGKKLRNSLLDERKRKPFESFDDLEDRVSGLHDPDEILVERILEELQEDDLKYQTFVGREQGQ